The Streptomyces sp. NBC_00440 genome contains a region encoding:
- a CDS encoding N-acetylneuraminate synthase family protein, giving the protein MARSITIGNSTITDSTDAYVIAEIGHNHGGDLGLAEELVRMAAKSGAHAAKLQKRNNKALFTKAMYNSPYTGRNSYGATYGEHREAVEFGEKEYRHLAGVAAETGIAFFSTAFDFESVDFLAELGMPAIKMASGDLTNTPLLAYAAKTGIPLVISTGGAAMEDVRRAVDTVLPLNSQLAVLQCTAAYPATPDVLNLSVISTFREEFPDVVVGLSGHDVETESSVIAYALGARVVEKHVTLDRTMPGSDHHFSLEADHLRVLVDGLERTRRSLGDPVKQVLPVEQPALHKMAKKLVAARDLRAGETLTTDSIAIKSPGDGLRPYLLGELVGRTLLEPLAADDSIQLSNLG; this is encoded by the coding sequence ATGGCGCGCAGTATAACTATCGGCAACTCCACCATCACTGACAGTACGGATGCGTATGTCATAGCCGAGATCGGCCACAATCACGGTGGCGATCTCGGGTTGGCGGAAGAACTCGTGCGTATGGCCGCGAAGTCCGGCGCGCACGCTGCGAAGCTCCAGAAGCGCAATAACAAGGCGCTGTTCACCAAGGCGATGTACAACAGCCCCTACACCGGTCGCAACAGCTATGGCGCGACCTACGGTGAGCACCGCGAAGCGGTGGAATTCGGCGAGAAGGAGTACCGGCACCTCGCCGGTGTGGCCGCCGAGACCGGCATTGCCTTCTTCTCGACCGCGTTCGACTTCGAAAGCGTCGATTTCCTCGCCGAACTGGGCATGCCCGCCATCAAGATGGCCTCGGGCGACCTGACGAACACCCCCTTGCTCGCCTACGCGGCGAAGACCGGCATCCCGCTGGTCATCAGCACGGGTGGCGCGGCCATGGAGGACGTGCGCCGCGCCGTGGACACCGTCCTGCCGCTCAACTCCCAGCTGGCCGTGCTCCAGTGCACCGCTGCCTACCCGGCCACCCCGGACGTGCTGAACCTCTCGGTCATCAGCACCTTCCGCGAGGAGTTCCCGGATGTCGTCGTCGGCCTGTCGGGCCACGACGTCGAGACGGAGTCCAGCGTCATCGCGTACGCGCTCGGCGCACGTGTCGTCGAGAAGCACGTCACCCTGGACCGCACCATGCCGGGCAGCGACCACCACTTCTCGCTGGAGGCCGACCACTTGCGCGTGCTGGTGGACGGCCTGGAGCGGACCCGCCGTTCGCTGGGCGACCCGGTCAAGCAGGTGCTGCCGGTCGAGCAGCCGGCCCTGCACAAGATGGCCAAGAAACTGGTCGCCGCACGCGACCTGCGCGCCGGTGAGACGCTGACCACGGACAGCATCGCCATCAAGTCGCCCGGTGACGGCCTGCGGCCGTACCTGCTGGGTGAGTTGGTCGGCCGTACCCTGCTGGAGCCGCTGGCCGCGGACGACAGCATTCAGCTCAGCAACCTCGGCTGA